In a single window of the Raphanus sativus cultivar WK10039 chromosome 9, ASM80110v3, whole genome shotgun sequence genome:
- the LOC108826902 gene encoding indole glucosinolate O-methyltransferase 1-like, which translates to MANQLLKPLTNSPKPALTKEEDSEEMVALQAERMVYSLSFPMVFKAALELGVIDTLASVADGTWLSPSEIASRLPTKPTNPEAPMLLDRMLRLLASHSVFKCRVVETGKTERVYAAEPVCKLFLKDSDGSGSLLSFFMLCQNHVIFKSLSHLKDVILEGKDAFVSAHGMRAFEYLGSDEQFAEMFNLAMSDFSTLVMKKILEVYKGFEDVDTLVDVGGGVGTVLGLVTSKYPHIKGINFDLASVVANAPRYPGVQHVAGDMLIEVPKGDAIFMKWVFHAWDDENCIKILKNCWSSLPEKGKVIVVEMVIPKELKSDDCSSNIGLTVDMFMLSLRGSGGVRTLSQYEALAYASGFRRCEFICRSFSFSLMEFHK; encoded by the exons ATGGCAAACCAACTTCTCAAACCCTTAACCAACTCTCCTAAACCGGCTCTGACCAAAGAAGAAGATTCTGAAGAAATGGTTGCCTTGCAAGCCGAGAGGATGGTGTACTCCTTGTCATTCCCAATGGTTTTCAAAGCTGCCTTGGAGCTAGGAGTCATCGACACGTTGGCTTCCGTTGCAGACGGCACGTGGCTCTCGCCTTCCGAGATAGCGTCTCGTCTCCCTACCAAACCCACCAACCCCGAGGCTCCGATGCTGCTGGACCGGATGTTGCGTTTACTCGCCAGCCACTCGGTCTTCAAATGTCGTGTGGTTGAAACCGGGAAGACCGAAAGGGTTTACGCAGCCGAACCGGTTTGCAAGTTGTTCTTGAAAGATAGTGATGGCTCGGGTTCTCTCTTGTCTTTCTTTATGTTGTGCCAAAACCATGTCATATTCAAGTCTTT gTCGCATCTTAAGGATGTGATATTAGAAGGAAAAGATGCATTTGTTTCTGCCCATGGCATGAGGGCCTTTGAATACTTGGGTTCCGATGAACAATTCGCTGAGATGTTTAACCTAGCAATGTCGGACTTTTCGACCCTGGTCATGAAGAAGATTCTAGAAGTTTACAAAGGATTCGAAGATGTTGACACATTGGTGGATGTTGGAGGAGGAGTTGGAACAGTACTAGGTCTAGTCACTTCCAAGTATCCTCATATCAAGGGCATTAACTTCGATTTAGCATCGGTTGTAGCCAATGCCCCTCGTTATCCCg GAGTGCAACATGTGGCTGGAGACATGCTTATAGAAGTTCCAAAGGGAGATGCTATTTTCATGAAA TGGGTGTTTCATGCTTGGGACGACGAGAACTGCATTAAAATCCTGAAGAACTGTTGGTCGAGTCTTCCAGAGAAAGGAAAAGTGATAGTCGTAGAGATGGTTATACCAAAAGAATTAAAGAGTGACGACTGTTCTTCTAACATTGGGCTCACTGTAGACATGTTCATGTTATCACTACGTGGGAGTGGTGGAGTAAGGACTCTTTCTCAATACGAGGCTTTAGCTTACGCTTCAGGCTTTCGTCGTTGTGAGTTCATTTGCCGTTCCTTTTCGTTCTCTCTTATGGAGTTCCACAAATAG